TCAATTGTTGAGAATTCAACACTTTCATAAATTTTAAATCAAGGGTTATTTTCAGCAACCTTAAAACTCTCTATAAATTTTTTTGTCAACTCGAGGTTATATTTATTTGAATTTTCATCTCTAAAGTAAGTAGATAAAAAATTTCTTCCACTAAAGGTAGTTCTATTTGCTTCAATAGCTCCTTTCATTTTATTAGGAGAGGTTGGTATCAATCCTGGGTTAAAACTTTTTATTTTAATATCAAATTCGTCTGGGGTGATATCAAGACTATTCATTTCCCTCAAATCAGTTTTTAAAGTTTCAAAGTTTGAAAAAACAGAAATTAAATAATTTATAATCTTACTTGTTGAAAATATCCTAATTAAATCAATGTAGTCACTTCTATATCCATATCATCTAGTCATTTGCATTATCGTATCTGCAAATCCAGTATTTCTGTAGAACAGAACCACCAACAAACATGGAACGGTCAACCCTCTAGATAGTTTATATCCTCCAATTCAAATCTGCAATTCTTTAGAACTGCTGATTGAGCTGTTATCTTTATTTACAACAACCGCTTCGATTTCATCCTGATTTAATACTAATGAAATTTCCTTCTCCACACTTTCCCAACCGAAATTACAAACTTCTTCAAATTTTTCTGTGTAGTTTTTTTTAATTTTGTTTATGAGATCTTGGCTATCTATGTTGCTTTTATAAAATTTAACTAGGTTGTCCATTTTAATCTTTATTTCTGATTGAGCGATATTTTTATGATTAATATTAATCATAAGAGTTTTTATTTTATTTTTTTTAACTTCTAAACTTTTTTCTCTCAATCTCAAAATTGAAGAAGACAATAAAAAATTTATAAAAACCTTTTCAAAAATTGGGTTTTCATTTATTAGTTTGGGATTTACTTTAAAAGATTCATCAAAATTTTTAACTACCTCTTCGTTTAAGATAGAAACAGCATGATCAGAATTTTCACAAATTTCGTTAAATTTTGAAAATCCAGTATAATTTGATCCCGGATTTAGAATCGTAATAAAGTCGTCCGGGTATAAATTAACACCATTGGCAACTCTATTTTTATCTGTCAGTAAATTAGCAAATGGGGAAGCGGTATATCCAATATAAACTTTACGTTTAAACAAATTATAAAGCTTTGTAATCTCTTCAAAGGTTTTGCTAACTTCACCTTCTGGAGCATTACGATTTTTATTATCTAAAGATGCCAAATCTGATTCATCATCAATTATAAGGGTCTTATAATTTATTGGCTTATTATTACCATCTTCACTCATTTTTTTAACTTCTTCGAAGTAAGAATTTATTTTTTTAAGAACATTGACATTTTTTTTAATAACTCATACACTTTTCCTTTTTATTTCATTGGATTTATTTTGAAGTACATCTTTTTTTAAATCTCCATTAGCCGTTGGTAAATTAATCCCCTTATCATTAAACAATACTCATTCATCAAAATTATTATTTGTTCCATCTTTTGGATAATTAACTGCTGCTTTGGTTCTTTCCATCGTTTGAAGTCTAAGATCTTCAATTAATCCAGAAAGAATAATAACTCTCATATAGCCCAAATCAAAAGCCAAATTTGCAAGCGCCAAGAAGTTGGTAGTTTTACCAGATTGTATATCACCCAATGCCAATCCTTTTATGGAAAATTCTTCAGCTTCATCTGAAACATTTATTTTCTTTCCAATCTCTAATGTGGTTCTTTTAATTTCTTCTATATCATCATATAAAAACTCGCCTGAATTTAGAAGGTTCTTTATATAATCCTTAAAATATTCTAAATTTTCCTCTTTTATTGGATCAACGAAATATTCCTTTTTTCTTTTGATCTCAATAGTTTTTGAATAACCTCTATCCAGTAACTCTAGTAACTGCTCTCTTGTGATTGGGTGTTTTTTAACTACTAGTTGTATGGCTTCCTCTTTTGATTCTTCTTCTGTCCATGCTAAACTTAAAAAACTCTTGTAGAGATTTGTAAAGTCTTCTAAAATTTTATAACACATTTTTTCTAATCTCCTTCATTATTAAACTAACTTTATGATTGTCAAAGCCAAATTCGTTAGATAGTACATCATACAATTTCAGTTCACTCATTTCAGAAGACAATATTTTTAATTCATCGAGATTGTCCTCAATACTTTTTTGGTTATTTTTATAAATTATTATTTTGAGATTGTTAGTAAACACATTTCCTCTTATTTCATAATTTAAATTATCAACCGAATTCAGAACTGAAAAAATAATGTGAGCACTAGTTTTAATTTTGGTTTTTTTACTTATTTCAAAAAAGGTCATTTCAATATTTTCAAATTTCGATGGATCTATGCATCTAGAAAATAAATTGAAATCTAATAATTCCTTTATTTTATTAAGATAGTCTCGGTAATTTAAACCATGAATTTCTTTAACTAGTTTTATTTCATTTGGTCTGATTAAAATTATTTCACTATTTTTAATTTTTTCTATTATGTTTTTTTTGAATTCTCCAATACTTGTTTTTAATCCCATTTGTCTAAAAATATTAATAAAAATGTCATCCAGATTTGTTAGATTTTTATTAAAAATTTGATCATTTATCAGTTCTAGCATTATAAGTTTCTCCAAATTTTACTTAAAATATATTCAGATATACTAAGTTTTTTTTCATTTAACTCACTTAATAAAGCGTATTCCTGGGCAAACATTCCATGCGCTTTAAAGATTTGTATATAACCGATTATTACCAAAGGATTTTTTTCAGTGCAATATTTATCCTTATCTTCTAAAATTTTAGACGCTAAATTTTTTTTCATTCTTACACTTACAGAGCTAATTTTTGAGTCAGAGTCAATACCGTGGCAATCAACAATTAAATTAAAATATAAAAATTCTCCGTACTCTTTAAAAGACCCGCTGTCAATATATCCTCTTAAGCAACCTATATTCATCAAAACCTCTTTTAAATAATTATACAATAAAAATATATTATATTATTTTATTTATAAAAAATTTCAATAGCAATTAAATACTTAAAAATTGCTACAATTTATAGACAAACCTAATATTCTCTCCTTTATTATAAAATAACCAATATATGAAAATTATTCGTTCTAAAAAAGGAAAAAACATTAAAAATCCTCTAAAGATTTTAGAGGATTTTGATAAAAATTGCTTATTAATTGAAAAAGCAGTGCAATTAGATTATTATTTTAGTAACGTAATTACATGGAGGTAATATTATTAAAAATAAAATTAAAAACAATCCAAAACTAAGGCTTTTCATTTACGGAAAGGAAACTAATTACAAAATGACTTTTTGAGAAAAAATTGATTTTATCCGCTATATTTTAATTGCGATTATTTTTTTATTTTTTATTTTATCGTTACCTTTTGCTATTATTTTTCAGGGAATTGGAGATGGATGGGTAACTTATTTTTCTCTATTTTTATTAATATTTGTTAATGTTTTAGCTGTTATATTACTAGCTTTTTGAGAGGTTAACTTGGATGAAAAAATAAATCATCGGCAAATTTTTGGATTTAAAGGTAAAGAAAGTTACAACGTCATAGGAAAAAGGTTAATAACAAATTGTAAGGCAAAAAATATTTTTTTGATTCTTTTCGCGATAGTTTTATTTATATTTATTGCTTCAAACTTCATCGCAACTACAAAATTTATTGCTTATTTTAAAATTCATTGACTATCTAGTTTAATGATTGATTTGACCAATTTCTTTATCCTTGGGATATATTTAAAACTTTTAGTAAAATTTATTTCAAAAATCTTTGCAGCTAATAAAAAAGTCAAAGATAACATAAATAAATTCTATGAGGCTAATTTGATTTACTCTAATTTGTTTAATGACTTTGAAATAGAAACAAGTCAAAGATTTGCGGTAAACAGAAAAATGGGATTAAATTCAAAAACTTCATATTTTAGCATTCAGTTAGAAACAGAGAAACCAGGTTGAAATGATGAAATATTAAACGAATATAAGGCTCTTTGAACTGAATTTTGACTCTTCTTTGAAAATGTTGAAAATCAAAAAGGTAAGAATTTTAACAAAATTACAAAAGAATACATTTTTATTTTTAAAAATTTTCTTGAAATTTAATGAAATAAATTATCATTAAACTATATAAGATAATTATATTCAAAAACTAAAGTATTAGATTATATTTTACTAATTATTTAAATCATGTAATGAATTTTGAGCCGAGAAGTTTTGGAAGCTTAAAATTAAAATATTGAAATTAGTTATTCCAATTTTAGTCCTAAATTTCATTATGTGATTTATTGTATGAATGGGCGCCGATTTTAAATATTTTTAAAGAAAATATTGTAAAAAATTTCTTCAATAGTTGATAGCAAAATTATTCTTAGGCAGTTATACGACAAAGAAGTATTATTTTCTAATTTATAGACATCTCCATGCATAAGCGAATTTCTTAAATCTAAGCCATTGTTTTTTATATCCAAATAAAGGTGTCAATATATAGTTTCAATTGTCTCTTTTGAAATGAAGTCTAAGAAAATAGTTTTAAAATTATATTCATCTTTTTCATAGTTCTCTATAAGATCTCTTGAAGGTTTAAACTCTTTTTCTTCTCCATTATTAGAATAATTTTTGAAATAAATCATCTTAAGTAAATTTTCAAATACACTAATTATTGAAAATAATGAGCATTGCATTTTTGCAAGATTTGCAAATTTTCATTTTATCTGAAATGTACTAAATAAATTATCAAAGTGTGATTTAAAATATTGAATTTCATAGTTACTTAAATTAAAATAATTTAAAATTCAATCAATTTTTCTAATCAAAATAAGATAGTACTGAGCATAATATCTGGGATTATTTATAAAAAAAACATTAAAAAAATTTGCAATATTATTTATAGAAGACTTCTGAACGGATACTTTTAACTGAGAAAAATTACCTGGATTAAGTATTTTTACTAAATTAGAATTTACATTATAATTTGGTAGATATGATAATAATTTTTCTGAATTATTATTAAAAGATAGAAAAAGAAACCCATTATTATTTATAATTTTTTTACTTTCATAGGTATATTTTTTTAAGTCATCTTTAGACATTTCGAAGTGACTTGATTTACCAAATACCGTTGTACTAGCATGATCAATTTGCACAGAATTATCCAATATTTTTATATTATTTTGAATAGAACTGCTATTTATAACTCTACTTTTCTCAAACATAAATTTGAATTTTTTTAGTAAATATTCTTTTAAATGAAAATCTCATTTTTTGTCTTCGAGAACTTTCTTCGTAAATTTATTAAATATTTTCTCAACTTTATTAATTTCATTTGAAAAATCAAAGTAAAGTAAAAGACATTCAAAAAACAAATCACAGTTATAAAGATCATTCATGTAGAAATCATTTTTTTCAATTATTTTTACAAAATAATATTTTAAATCCTTGTTAAAATTTTTAAAATTATTTAAAATAATATTTATCATGAAACCTTCATTAGCAAGTCTATCAATGGTTAACTTCTTTATTTTATTGTCGCCATCAACTTGATACTTCTTTTGGAAAAAAACATCCTGCAAAAATTCCCTAAAATATTCAGAAAGCAATGTTTCATCCATAGTCAAAATATAATTAAAATTTTTTTTAAAAAAATTAACCATGTATAACTCCGTTTTATTTTTTCCATAATTTAGTTCATCCACTATTTTTTCAGTCAATTCGGTGTAATCTTCCTTAAAATTTATTTCGTCTTTTGATTTTGCTTGTTTTCAATCTTTTATAAATTTTTGAATTTGTCATTGAAAAATATGAATTTCAATTTCATTTATAAGTTCCTCATATGAATTTATTTTTTCTACGCATTTATTTTTATGATTTTTGATGTAATCAAAATTATCTCTAACACTGTCGAGAAATGATTTAGCAAAAAAATTATTTAATCCGTAAAATTTAATAAATCTTTTTTTATTTTTCAAATTAAACCTCCAATAATTTAGTAATTTTTCAAATATATAATATTATTATATATTAATTAACATTTGAAAACATAATAACAAAATTAAAAACCTATCTATGCAAAGTAACACCTAAGTTTTTGAATTTGCTATGTATGACTTAAAATTATATTTATCAATTAAATAATTATGCTAGTTGAATTAGTTTTATAAACTAAAATCCAGATCGGATATTTATTAACTAAAAAACGTCTCATTATTGTTTAGTCAACATTAATAAGCAATTTTGTATAGTCAATAATTTATATTAAATCCTTTATCTTGATATATTGAGTGATTTCCTTGTTATTAAAGTCAATTTTAATTTTTTTTCTCAATAAAAGACTATTTGTGGGATGGGTGTGGCCACAATCAATGTAATAGACGAAATTTGGAATTTGAATTTTATTGGCCTTGTATATTTCCTTCATTAAAATATGAGGCTTAATTTTTGAACCAAAGTCTTCATATTTTTCATACTTGCCAAATATAATAGCTTTGATATTTTTTAAAGCTCCGCTGATAAATAAAAATGAAAACAACTTTTCGATCTGCTCCAAGTTTTTATGACTATCTTCAATAAATAAAATTTTGTTTTTAAAGGATTTTGTTTTTCAAAATAAATCGGTAGTTGCTAAAGAATTCAAATTGCCCCCAATTAGTTTCCCTTTTATAATCCCCTTGCCTTCAAATTCAGTTTTGTTTTTGTGCTTTTGCTTGGCATTTTCAAATTTATCTCAATTTATGTAGTCATCTGTTCAATAGTCAAATTCTTCAATGACATTAACTTTGCTTGTTATAGATTCCATCAATTTAGCA
This Spiroplasma endosymbiont of Panorpa germanica DNA region includes the following protein-coding sequences:
- a CDS encoding Z1 domain-containing protein, which produces MCYKILEDFTNLYKSFLSLAWTEEESKEEAIQLVVKKHPITREQLLELLDRGYSKTIEIKRKKEYFVDPIKEENLEYFKDYIKNLLNSGEFLYDDIEEIKRTTLEIGKKINVSDEAEEFSIKGLALGDIQSGKTTNFLALANLAFDLGYMRVIILSGLIEDLRLQTMERTKAAVNYPKDGTNNNFDEWVLFNDKGINLPTANGDLKKDVLQNKSNEIKRKSVWVIKKNVNVLKKINSYFEEVKKMSEDGNNKPINYKTLIIDDESDLASLDNKNRNAPEGEVSKTFEEITKLYNLFKRKVYIGYTASPFANLLTDKNRVANGVNLYPDDFITILNPGSNYTGFSKFNEICENSDHAVSILNEEVVKNFDESFKVNPKLINENPIFEKVFINFLLSSSILRLREKSLEVKKNKIKTLMININHKNIAQSEIKIKMDNLVKFYKSNIDSQDLINKIKKNYTEKFEEVCNFGWESVEKEISLVLNQDEIEAVVVNKDNSSISSSKELQIWIGGYKLSRGLTVPCLLVVLFYRNTGFADTIMQMTRWYGYRSDYIDLIRIFSTSKIINYLISVFSNFETLKTDLREMNSLDITPDEFDIKIKSFNPGLIPTSPNKMKGAIEANRTTFSGRNFLSTYFRDENSNKYNLELTKKFIESFKVAENNPWFKIYESVEFSTIEFFLNSLKLPKSQKEKIELTLSKINKITKNAAFYKKWKIVIPTNKGNKNGVFETKEFNINLSSKSIFSHNLQMDDETNLKTFRVKTVLTTASENFELISKSQKEFKSQKAVIREMSDGPVLFIVFSKIISKENPENTFLDVAPIFAYIIPKNTDEEFTRYYDEPYYINTTNNIDDK
- a CDS encoding LD-carboxypeptidase, yielding MKIGVFSASAPAFQQCPNRANNAIEFLQNKGHEVILGELFYNKDFYRSGSIKDRANEFNNLLKLKCDIYISSIGGFCSNSIVCLIDFKLINKNMIFVGNSDVSPILNTISQKTKARVIYGPSLISHFGEWEKIYSDKTYAKLMESITSKVNVIEEFDYWTDDYINWDKFENAKQKHKNKTEFEGKGIIKGKLIGGNLNSLATTDLFWKTKSFKNKILFIEDSHKNLEQIEKLFSFLFISGALKNIKAIIFGKYEKYEDFGSKIKPHILMKEIYKANKIQIPNFVYYIDCGHTHPTNSLLLRKKIKIDFNNKEITQYIKIKDLI